One genomic window of Nicotiana sylvestris chromosome 10, ASM39365v2, whole genome shotgun sequence includes the following:
- the LOC138879794 gene encoding uncharacterized protein: MASDFMDWFRFNTKNVPDIFYIQNLKKKPTERFREYATRWISEVAKDLQYYERLMVIENHKFSDIIKLGERIEEGIKSGMVTNFEALHATNKALQSGGISKKKEVGAMMVAQGAKSPLTYQTPPPIYQPSPPRYQQPTSTYHTYNTQPAYYHSPSARQNYQKPKPNFDRRLPRQYTPITETIDQLYERLKAADYVTPIPAVAMENSSQWVNPNKTYAYHSGMKGHTVDEYRTLKDKI, from the exons atggcgtcagatttTATGGAttggttcaggttcaatacaaaaAATGTGCCAGACAtcttctatattcagaatcttaagaagaagccAACAGAAcgttttcgcgagtatgctactcgatggataTCAGAAGTTGCAAAA GATCTGCAATATTacgagaggttgatggttattgaaaaccataaattttctgacatcatcaaattgggagaaagaatagaagagggaattaaaagcggaatggtaacaaattttgaggcactacatgCTACAAACAAAGCCTTGCAGTCGGGCGGTATTTCTAAAAAGAAGGAAGTAGGGGCAATGATGGTAGCCCAAGGTGCAAAGTCTcccctcacataccaaacaccaccacccatATATCAGCCTTCACCTCCCAGATACCAACAACCCACCTCCACTTACCATACTTATAACACTCAGCCAGCATACTATCACTCACCATCAGCCCGCCAAAACTACCAAAAACCCAAACCAAATTTTGACCGTAGACTGCCCAGACAATACACTCCTATTACTGAAACCATCGATCAGTTGTATGAGAGACTGAAGGCTGCCGATTATGTCACTCCTATTCCCGCTGTTGCCATGGAAAATTCCTctcagtgggtcaatccaaacaagacATATGCCTACCACTCGGGCATGAAGGGTCATACTGTTGATGAATATCGcactttgaaggataagatctag